Proteins co-encoded in one Pseudomonas beijingensis genomic window:
- a CDS encoding S1C family serine protease has product MSTKCLAATLVLSPLLASCVNPMYSAAERAETAEYLRKVRDPATYYAMDCETFLATKRGWEKYPNMATDPVNLVIQQVATQRDCSADSVPAPSAATVQPTPVASAAMPVPVSNQSGVLGLHITPVTPTVARQFGLAAVSGVLVLGPVPGSGAEKAGMLAGDIVLQIAGTSVNSPAELTAVASRIRPGFTAPLKVWRYRAAIDVLVEIGDSSGLAPSVAPAAAVTPTPGLPLAAPVTSPASNSATNTSFCFALFEARQVQGLSDYPSRGLITPVWQGPALSGTPARLAMPEFQAFTRAQGYDVKMQPMFCQPIGASEQCQALGSESFMLTTRSFTTMVNCTETLQGVETTRGLLLKQWPYLQTTAWRPLAGN; this is encoded by the coding sequence ATGTCAACAAAGTGCCTTGCCGCAACATTGGTGCTCTCCCCTCTCCTGGCGTCTTGCGTCAACCCCATGTACAGCGCCGCCGAGCGAGCCGAAACAGCGGAATACCTGCGCAAGGTCAGAGACCCGGCGACCTACTACGCCATGGATTGTGAAACGTTCCTGGCGACCAAACGGGGCTGGGAAAAATACCCCAACATGGCGACCGACCCTGTCAACCTCGTGATCCAACAGGTCGCCACACAGCGCGATTGTTCAGCCGACAGCGTTCCTGCGCCCAGTGCGGCCACAGTGCAACCGACTCCCGTAGCGTCAGCGGCAATGCCCGTACCGGTGTCTAATCAGTCGGGTGTGTTGGGCCTGCACATCACCCCTGTTACACCAACGGTGGCTCGGCAATTCGGCTTAGCCGCTGTCAGCGGCGTATTGGTCTTGGGGCCCGTGCCAGGAAGTGGCGCTGAAAAAGCAGGCATGTTGGCCGGCGATATCGTTTTGCAAATTGCCGGGACCTCGGTCAATAGCCCGGCCGAGCTGACCGCTGTCGCCAGCCGTATTCGACCTGGTTTCACGGCGCCGCTGAAGGTATGGCGTTACCGGGCGGCCATCGATGTACTGGTGGAAATAGGCGACTCCTCGGGCTTGGCACCCTCGGTAGCGCCTGCGGCAGCCGTCACGCCGACGCCGGGCCTTCCCTTGGCCGCCCCCGTTACATCCCCAGCGAGCAATAGCGCGACCAATACTTCGTTCTGTTTTGCCCTGTTCGAGGCCAGGCAAGTCCAGGGGCTGAGCGACTATCCATCAAGGGGGCTTATCACCCCCGTCTGGCAAGGCCCGGCACTGAGCGGAACACCGGCTCGTCTTGCCATGCCTGAGTTCCAGGCATTCACTCGGGCCCAAGGCTACGACGTGAAAATGCAACCGATGTTCTGCCAACCCATCGGCGCCAGCGAGCAATGCCAGGCGCTGGGCTCGGAAAGCTTCATGCTGACCACTCGCAGCTTTACCACGATGGTCAATTGCACTGAAACCTTACAGGGCGTAGAAACAACGCGCGGTCTACTGCTCAAACAGTGGCCTTATTTACAGACCACCGCGTGGCGTCCTTTGGCGGGTAACTAA
- a CDS encoding PDZ domain-containing protein → MFAPAFKSSTRLAVALSLTALAGCASDGGLGEAAVVGAMLLPMPGGVDTSVMTSAVGLAAGAYVVSSVATADSASVSPATSTVAAPQGLPPIDLQKLVTRETPDRYRSKSCEYIEMSLSEVPMYQASAEPIMKQVATARKEAASQVWLEKGCQPANLPRGRIGASIDTIDPKRAMALSLPPAGVVVLATVPGSGAQQAGILPQDVIVAVDNGLIADSIDFRVAVAKAPIGSRVNLKIWRNNAFSIVPVLVGPGGTQVSVTPTVMANGVAAAIPADAMYCTAVLSTQHTYGASVSPVKLIAGAASDMQPSLKNYIAKVKREQPGVWGDFKLNSAICAPGAVVCMAEAKGPTGKTQNAFEFCHATQAKADAELAQMRQGDPKAVLVDWP, encoded by the coding sequence ATGTTTGCTCCTGCCTTCAAATCAAGCACCAGGCTCGCCGTTGCACTTTCGCTCACTGCCTTGGCTGGCTGTGCCTCTGATGGCGGTCTCGGTGAGGCGGCGGTAGTTGGTGCGATGCTGCTTCCCATGCCGGGTGGCGTCGACACCAGCGTAATGACCAGTGCCGTAGGCCTGGCGGCCGGCGCCTACGTGGTCTCCTCGGTTGCGACTGCGGACTCTGCCAGCGTCTCTCCCGCGACCTCCACCGTCGCCGCGCCCCAAGGCCTGCCGCCCATTGACCTGCAGAAACTGGTGACCCGGGAAACGCCTGACCGGTATCGCTCCAAGTCCTGTGAGTACATCGAAATGTCCCTCAGCGAGGTGCCGATGTACCAGGCGAGCGCTGAGCCGATCATGAAGCAGGTCGCCACGGCTCGAAAAGAAGCGGCCAGTCAGGTATGGCTTGAAAAGGGTTGCCAGCCGGCCAACTTACCTCGCGGTCGGATCGGCGCCAGCATCGACACCATCGATCCGAAGCGGGCCATGGCCCTGTCACTTCCCCCCGCTGGGGTCGTGGTGCTGGCGACCGTTCCGGGGAGCGGTGCGCAGCAGGCCGGGATCTTGCCTCAAGACGTGATCGTGGCAGTGGACAATGGGCTTATCGCCGACTCAATCGATTTCAGGGTGGCCGTTGCAAAAGCGCCAATTGGTTCGCGGGTGAACCTGAAGATATGGCGAAACAACGCGTTTAGCATCGTTCCGGTTCTGGTGGGGCCTGGCGGCACTCAAGTCTCGGTGACCCCGACGGTGATGGCGAACGGTGTAGCGGCTGCGATCCCGGCAGATGCAATGTATTGCACCGCCGTGCTGTCCACCCAGCATACTTACGGTGCTAGCGTCAGCCCGGTCAAATTGATCGCCGGGGCCGCGAGCGACATGCAACCCTCGCTCAAAAACTACATCGCCAAGGTGAAGCGGGAACAACCTGGCGTTTGGGGGGATTTCAAACTTAACAGCGCCATTTGTGCACCAGGTGCGGTGGTGTGCATGGCCGAGGCCAAGGGGCCGACCGGCAAGACCCAGAACGCCTTCGAGTTCTGCCACGCGACGCAAGCCAAGGCGGATGCTGAGTTGGCCCAGATGCGCCAGGGCGATCCGAAAGCGGTGCTTGTTGATTGGCCTTGA
- a CDS encoding DUF2834 domain-containing protein yields MKKPYIALVTLLLFSVYTVGTLFFAEQSLLAFGLGLMSRPDTAQVVIDLYLLACMACIWMYRDARSKGRSFTSLLPYLLITAIFVSIGPLLYIVVNGFGRQSPVTGTPDYPPP; encoded by the coding sequence GTGAAAAAACCTTACATCGCACTTGTCACGTTGCTGCTTTTTTCCGTGTACACGGTGGGCACTTTGTTTTTCGCCGAACAATCGCTCCTGGCATTCGGTCTCGGGCTCATGTCCCGCCCAGACACCGCGCAGGTCGTCATCGACCTTTATCTGCTCGCTTGCATGGCGTGCATCTGGATGTACCGGGACGCACGTTCGAAAGGCAGGTCGTTCACATCGCTGCTGCCTTACCTCCTGATCACGGCCATCTTCGTATCAATCGGTCCGCTGTTGTACATCGTCGTTAACGGATTTGGACGCCAATCGCCGGTGACTGGTACTCCTGATTACCCACCTCCTTAA
- a CDS encoding helix-turn-helix domain-containing protein produces MTSRPFSRTTPPTSAGAQLRHLRQQAGLSQLDCALITGLSQRHLSCIETGRAKPSPGTLHNLLTALDVPLERCNDIFLASGYAPRYETTPLTSSSMEVVRDAIDHVLHANNPAPAIVLGAQWDILAANTSAGVLFDLVGLAREAAEGLNLLVTLLQPGGLGDHLSNAEEIRLVAWQRASREALNNPALAEILKCLPAPYSAAALVNELPPLLLTRVESPLGELTFMSTFTTFGMPLDITMSSLRIEHLIPADAKTWEVMTKAYEQAQHSQ; encoded by the coding sequence ATGACCAGTCGACCTTTCTCTCGAACAACGCCACCCACCTCAGCTGGAGCGCAACTGCGTCACTTGCGTCAACAGGCCGGACTGAGTCAGCTGGACTGTGCACTGATCACAGGGCTATCTCAGCGTCACCTTAGTTGCATTGAGACGGGACGCGCCAAGCCAAGCCCCGGCACTCTGCATAACTTGTTGACTGCCCTGGATGTGCCTTTGGAGCGATGCAATGACATCTTTCTAGCCAGTGGTTACGCCCCTCGCTACGAAACGACGCCGCTCACGTCGTCGTCAATGGAAGTGGTACGTGATGCCATTGATCATGTACTTCACGCCAACAACCCCGCTCCTGCGATTGTTCTGGGTGCCCAATGGGACATCCTTGCCGCCAACACCAGCGCGGGTGTTCTGTTCGATCTGGTTGGGCTTGCCAGAGAGGCGGCAGAGGGGCTCAACCTCTTGGTGACATTGCTGCAACCCGGTGGCTTGGGTGACCATTTGAGCAACGCCGAGGAAATAAGATTAGTGGCCTGGCAACGAGCATCCCGGGAAGCCTTGAACAATCCCGCGTTGGCTGAGATTCTGAAGTGCCTGCCGGCCCCGTACAGCGCTGCGGCGCTGGTTAACGAGCTGCCTCCGCTATTGCTGACGCGAGTCGAGTCTCCCCTGGGTGAGCTGACGTTCATGTCAACGTTCACAACCTTCGGCATGCCGCTCGACATCACGATGAGCTCATTGCGTATCGAGCATCTGATTCCTGCCGATGCCAAGACCTGGGAGGTCATGACCAAGGCATATGAGCAAGCGCAACACTCACAATGA
- the dapF gene encoding diaminopimelate epimerase, with the protein MQLTFHKMHANGDDFVIVDSRNSANPVTSAIVQRMGDRYRGVGFNQLAVLLDCDDADARVMFWNADGSALDVCGSATRGAADLLMREANVTSVALRTNRGLLTCERTPTGDICVDMGVPLFGWSDIPLAQELDTAVLPLAGSPTACSMGNPHCTYFVDDLTGVDIATIGPAIETNALFPLKTNVHFVQIIDRTHIRLRIWERGAGVALGSGSCSCGAVVNGIRRGLLDSTVEVECDGGSVTVQWDGVGAVVLIGPVEASFSGTMSQG; encoded by the coding sequence ATGCAACTGACCTTTCATAAAATGCATGCCAATGGCGATGACTTCGTTATTGTCGATTCGCGAAACTCGGCCAACCCGGTGACAAGCGCCATCGTCCAGCGAATGGGGGATCGGTACCGAGGCGTGGGCTTCAACCAACTCGCGGTGTTGCTCGATTGCGATGATGCCGATGCGCGGGTGATGTTCTGGAACGCAGATGGCTCTGCGCTGGACGTTTGTGGCAGCGCGACGCGGGGGGCGGCGGACTTGCTCATGCGCGAAGCCAATGTGACTTCGGTAGCCCTGCGCACCAACCGTGGTCTGCTTACTTGCGAACGTACCCCGACCGGCGACATTTGCGTCGACATGGGCGTGCCGCTTTTCGGCTGGTCGGACATTCCCTTGGCGCAAGAACTGGACACCGCTGTCTTGCCACTGGCCGGCAGTCCAACTGCGTGCAGCATGGGTAATCCCCACTGCACCTACTTTGTCGATGACCTGACTGGCGTTGATATCGCGACGATCGGACCGGCCATCGAAACCAACGCGCTATTTCCGCTCAAGACCAACGTCCATTTTGTCCAGATCATTGATCGCACGCATATTCGTTTGCGTATCTGGGAGCGCGGGGCGGGTGTTGCGCTGGGGTCGGGGTCCTGTTCGTGCGGTGCCGTTGTTAACGGGATTCGTCGTGGTTTGTTGGACAGTACCGTCGAGGTTGAATGTGATGGCGGCAGCGTGACGGTGCAATGGGATGGTGTAGGCGCGGTCGTTCTTATCGGGCCGGTGGAGGCGAGTTTTTCGGGGACGATGAGTCAAGGCTGA
- a CDS encoding NUDIX hydrolase, which produces MSEQRIRPLALCIFHHHGKILVNQFYDAIKQQMFFRPVGGGIEFGERSHDAIVREVQEELGASISDLRLVGTLESIFTYDGKPGHEIVQVYDARFDDTDLYEKTWLEGFESNGASFRATWCSSASFTALSPLVPEGLYDLLKSASLLE; this is translated from the coding sequence ATGTCGGAGCAACGCATTCGCCCCCTCGCTCTTTGTATCTTTCATCATCATGGAAAAATACTGGTCAACCAGTTTTACGATGCCATCAAACAGCAGATGTTTTTTCGTCCGGTTGGTGGTGGCATTGAATTCGGCGAGAGGAGCCACGATGCCATCGTCCGAGAAGTGCAAGAGGAACTGGGCGCCTCGATCAGTGACCTTCGGCTGGTTGGCACTTTGGAAAGCATTTTTACCTACGACGGCAAGCCTGGGCACGAGATCGTCCAGGTTTACGATGCGAGGTTTGACGACACTGATCTCTACGAAAAAACCTGGCTGGAAGGCTTTGAAAGCAACGGAGCATCATTCAGAGCAACGTGGTGCTCCAGTGCCAGTTTCACTGCTCTATCACCGCTGGTGCCTGAAGGACTTTACGATTTGCTCAAGTCGGCTTCGCTCCTGGAGTGA
- a CDS encoding nucleotidyltransferase family protein, whose translation MTLTVETLVSTAMTNPINAQITSRLPSLGLNQCMLTAGCLFQAVLNHQTQQPPAWGVKDYDVFYFDPDLSWEAENEVINAAQLLFQDLDVNIEVKNQARVHLWYGQRFGKPYPQLQSAKDGIDRYLIAGTCIGLDVETGEVYAPYGLDDIEQGVLRMNPKNPQPDLFDEKAKSYQARWQWLRIYG comes from the coding sequence ATGACATTGACAGTCGAAACCTTGGTCAGCACTGCAATGACCAACCCAATCAACGCCCAAATCACTTCGCGCTTGCCTTCACTCGGTTTGAATCAATGCATGCTTACGGCCGGCTGCCTGTTCCAAGCCGTCTTGAATCATCAGACGCAGCAGCCACCCGCATGGGGCGTGAAGGACTACGATGTTTTTTACTTCGACCCTGACCTGTCTTGGGAAGCCGAGAATGAAGTGATCAACGCCGCCCAACTGCTCTTTCAGGACCTGGACGTCAACATCGAGGTCAAGAACCAGGCCCGCGTCCACCTTTGGTACGGTCAGCGGTTTGGCAAGCCTTATCCTCAGCTTCAGTCGGCCAAGGATGGCATTGATCGTTACTTGATTGCGGGGACGTGTATTGGGCTGGATGTTGAAACAGGTGAGGTCTATGCGCCCTATGGCCTGGACGACATAGAGCAAGGCGTTCTTCGCATGAATCCAAAAAATCCCCAGCCGGATTTGTTCGATGAGAAAGCCAAGAGTTATCAAGCTCGCTGGCAGTGGCTCAGAATTTATGGATGA
- a CDS encoding sterol desaturase family protein: MDAFSLVYQHLSAWVIAPITQQFLGIFNLNGRLGILFLCASYGVAYGLFRFRKHRGLTDAHSFWQFIGGSHVYLHRSALLDYRYYFVRAILKIALVLPIVHLVDPYILRSGDYLAFFSNLWGARPRLGENLTLALLYGLGVFLVKDFVHYWAHRAFHSRWLWAFHKVHHSAPVLVPATASRVHFVEKIVEKLGVTACLGLFAGGFWYACGGEISRCTLFGVTYLVFIFNSLAANLRHTHVWLSFGPVLEHVLNSPAQHQIHHSDAPRHFNRNFGVNLSLWDWMFGTLYVTSSQPEHLRFGTGEQDHQRYLTVYSLIVTPFVDTAHKAQSWFSSQRQHTTMPPTPAIGSASADTGEAERKPSKERP; the protein is encoded by the coding sequence GTGGATGCGTTTTCCCTTGTCTATCAACACCTGAGCGCATGGGTAATCGCACCGATCACCCAGCAGTTCCTCGGCATCTTCAACCTGAACGGCCGCCTCGGAATCCTGTTTCTCTGCGCCTCCTACGGTGTCGCCTATGGCCTGTTCCGTTTCAGAAAACACCGCGGCCTGACCGACGCCCATTCATTCTGGCAATTCATCGGCGGCAGCCATGTGTATCTGCATCGTTCGGCATTGCTGGATTATCGCTACTACTTCGTCCGGGCCATTCTCAAGATTGCCTTGGTGCTGCCCATTGTCCATCTGGTCGATCCGTACATCCTGCGTTCCGGGGATTACCTGGCTTTTTTCAGCAACCTCTGGGGCGCGCGTCCGCGTCTGGGGGAGAACCTTACGCTCGCTTTGCTCTATGGGCTGGGGGTGTTCCTGGTGAAGGATTTCGTCCACTACTGGGCGCACCGGGCGTTTCACTCGCGCTGGCTCTGGGCGTTTCACAAGGTGCATCATTCGGCGCCCGTGCTGGTGCCGGCCACGGCGAGTCGGGTGCATTTTGTGGAGAAGATCGTCGAGAAGCTTGGCGTCACTGCCTGCCTGGGCCTCTTCGCGGGTGGTTTCTGGTACGCCTGTGGTGGTGAGATCAGCCGCTGCACGTTGTTCGGTGTGACCTACCTGGTGTTCATCTTCAATAGCCTGGCAGCCAATTTGCGTCACACCCATGTCTGGCTGTCCTTTGGCCCGGTGCTTGAACATGTGCTGAACAGTCCGGCCCAGCACCAGATCCACCACAGCGATGCACCGCGTCATTTCAACCGCAATTTCGGCGTCAACCTGTCACTGTGGGACTGGATGTTCGGCACGCTCTATGTCACCAGCTCGCAGCCTGAACACCTGCGTTTCGGCACCGGAGAACAGGACCACCAGCGTTACCTGACGGTGTATAGCCTGATTGTCACGCCTTTCGTCGACACTGCGCACAAGGCGCAGTCTTGGTTTTCATCTCAACGCCAACACACCACAATGCCCCCGACGCCTGCCATCGGATCAGCGAGTGCTGACACCGGTGAAGCCGAGCGAAAACCCAGCAAGGAACGCCCATGA
- a CDS encoding suppressor of fused domain protein — translation MNFFKKLFGSSKAPQTQDDQPAPQSPELGDLTEAEAANLAVREAGAACLDRHWSAVGTVERDVLAYLISPTFSGGPYWPSTRQAYRVVRRGDTIILATEGLSDPFDDTEGMGNGFEMELFVETADIPEHARGPVGEVDPFKRSWAFELLEHVAKTVADAGGITHQLDQHGALSLELPGLSQSHHMSDQLPKLFVTDDDSTGVLIGAPAPDFPTQLDDMPLSPVRLVPVVLITAAELEYVRSGGRAAREDLVSRLTAAGVGHLSSLHRASVV, via the coding sequence ATGAATTTCTTCAAGAAGCTCTTCGGTTCATCGAAAGCCCCTCAAACCCAAGATGACCAGCCCGCGCCACAATCCCCCGAGCTAGGCGACCTGACCGAGGCTGAAGCAGCCAACCTGGCCGTCCGGGAAGCCGGCGCAGCGTGCCTGGATCGTCATTGGAGCGCCGTCGGCACGGTCGAGCGGGATGTCCTTGCCTACCTGATCAGCCCGACCTTTTCCGGCGGCCCGTACTGGCCTTCGACCCGTCAGGCCTACCGCGTGGTTCGCCGTGGCGACACGATCATTCTCGCCACTGAAGGCCTGTCCGATCCGTTCGATGATACGGAAGGCATGGGCAACGGCTTCGAGATGGAATTGTTCGTCGAAACCGCGGATATCCCCGAGCACGCCCGTGGTCCTGTGGGAGAGGTCGATCCTTTCAAGCGCAGTTGGGCATTCGAGTTGTTGGAACACGTCGCCAAAACAGTGGCCGACGCTGGCGGCATCACCCACCAACTCGACCAGCACGGAGCGCTATCCCTTGAGCTTCCAGGGCTCAGCCAATCGCACCACATGAGCGATCAACTGCCCAAGCTGTTCGTGACCGATGACGACTCCACCGGCGTTCTAATCGGCGCCCCGGCGCCGGATTTCCCAACCCAACTGGATGACATGCCCTTGTCCCCGGTCAGATTGGTGCCGGTGGTATTGATTACGGCGGCGGAGCTGGAGTACGTGCGTTCGGGAGGGCGAGCGGCGCGGGAGGATCTGGTGAGCCGTTTGACGGCGGCGGGGGTTGGGCATCTGAGCAGCTTGCATCGGGCGAGCGTGGTGTGA
- a CDS encoding SMI1/KNR4 family protein, which translates to MTDYRGLILEDTREGATDLAITQLEASLGARLPDDYRQFLKTCNGAYVEYDVLATLANGDEELLSFSLYGLDPDQEYESNPFELEQLRAQPGFPAAGLLPIGRDGGASILLLDLREGRQDVAAMVAGLPAWTGRRQQGDEYVVLADSFNGYLDSLHLSEERIEEHINHFMISPESIEATLEWLDKGSPGWRERYRGLWNARVLDRTI; encoded by the coding sequence ATGACTGACTACCGCGGACTCATCCTCGAAGACACCCGTGAAGGCGCCACCGACCTTGCCATCACACAACTGGAAGCCAGCCTGGGTGCCCGTTTGCCGGACGACTATCGCCAGTTCCTCAAGACCTGCAACGGCGCCTATGTGGAATACGATGTGTTGGCCACGCTCGCCAATGGCGATGAGGAGTTGCTCAGTTTCTCGCTGTACGGGCTGGATCCGGACCAAGAGTACGAATCCAACCCCTTCGAACTGGAGCAACTGCGGGCGCAGCCCGGCTTCCCTGCGGCGGGATTGTTGCCGATCGGTCGCGACGGCGGAGCGAGTATCTTGCTGCTGGATTTGCGGGAAGGACGCCAGGACGTGGCGGCGATGGTAGCGGGCTTACCCGCCTGGACTGGGCGCCGTCAGCAGGGCGATGAGTATGTGGTGCTGGCGGATTCTTTCAATGGTTATCTGGATTCGCTGCACCTATCGGAAGAGCGGATCGAGGAGCATATCAATCACTTCATGATCAGCCCTGAGAGTATTGAGGCGACGTTGGAGTGGTTGGATAAGGGGAGTCCGGGGTGGCGGGAGCGGTATCGGGGGTTGTGGAATGCGAGGGTTTTGGATCGGACGATTTAA
- a CDS encoding DUF2790 domain-containing protein yields the protein MKTAMIIVALLGFSSVVAAQDGTAKTQPVEQYGYGTHLDVAKVISEDPVPDVCAVVPTHMTYQDSQGKQHVLAYNVMGRCSQG from the coding sequence ATGAAAACGGCAATGATCATCGTCGCACTCTTGGGCTTCAGCTCTGTGGTAGCGGCACAGGACGGTACTGCAAAGACTCAACCTGTCGAGCAATATGGTTATGGCACCCACCTTGATGTCGCCAAGGTCATCTCTGAAGACCCGGTGCCAGATGTTTGCGCTGTAGTGCCGACGCACATGACCTACCAGGATTCACAAGGCAAACAGCACGTACTGGCCTATAACGTCATGGGCCGTTGCAGCCAGGGCTAA
- a CDS encoding LysR family transcriptional regulator — translation MDKLSNMSVYIKVVEMGSFTAVANHLDSTVGNVSRAVSALENVLDARLLQRSTRRLSVTDAGRRFYERCTKILADLESAEAEASNAALEPRGTLRVHCVPGLARHLVTGAVLEYRQQFPEVTVDLLLSQRMPNLLEDQLDVSILIARALPDSAYVSQKIGVSHCVLVASPDYLASHVVPETPEDLRDHHCLLLGTVDYVRDEWQLKSKAGDATFVPTGPSFSVNDMDAMAHAIREGAGIGLLAGFTAVDDLRSGKLVRVLPDYHTYERNVYAVYTSRQFVDAKITRFIETLKDRVGSQLAATAKELID, via the coding sequence ATGGATAAGCTTTCGAACATGTCGGTGTACATAAAGGTTGTCGAGATGGGCAGTTTCACGGCCGTGGCCAATCATCTGGACTCAACGGTCGGTAACGTATCGCGTGCTGTCTCTGCGCTGGAAAACGTGCTCGATGCGCGCCTGTTGCAACGCTCGACCCGACGCCTGTCGGTCACCGATGCGGGGCGACGGTTCTATGAGCGCTGCACGAAAATTCTCGCTGATCTGGAGAGTGCCGAAGCCGAAGCCAGCAATGCCGCCCTGGAGCCTCGGGGAACACTGAGGGTGCATTGCGTACCCGGGCTGGCTCGGCATCTGGTCACGGGGGCGGTGCTGGAGTACCGCCAGCAATTCCCGGAGGTGACGGTGGATTTATTGCTCTCGCAACGCATGCCTAACCTGTTGGAAGACCAACTGGACGTCTCGATTCTGATCGCCCGCGCGCTACCCGATTCTGCGTATGTCAGCCAGAAGATCGGCGTCAGCCATTGTGTGCTGGTGGCGTCGCCAGACTACCTGGCCAGTCATGTGGTCCCCGAGACGCCTGAAGACCTGCGTGATCATCATTGTCTGCTATTGGGCACCGTCGACTATGTGCGGGATGAGTGGCAGCTGAAGAGCAAGGCGGGGGACGCGACATTTGTTCCGACAGGGCCAAGTTTCAGCGTTAACGATATGGATGCGATGGCACATGCCATTCGAGAGGGAGCAGGGATTGGCTTGCTGGCCGGGTTCACAGCCGTCGACGATTTGCGTTCCGGCAAGCTAGTGCGGGTTTTGCCTGACTACCATACCTATGAGCGCAACGTGTATGCCGTCTATACCTCTCGGCAGTTTGTCGATGCAAAAATCACCCGGTTTATTGAAACGCTGAAAGATCGGGTTGGCAGTCAACTGGCCGCCACGGCCAAAGAACTTATCGATTGA
- a CDS encoding NAD-dependent succinate-semialdehyde dehydrogenase: MKTSYDPLYLFIGGEWISAEGRDTAAVVNPATGREIGRVPLATAGDLDHALEVTRLSFEQWRQTVPDKRAKILKRAADLILERAPQIAAQMTLEEGKPLGESLDEVTRAAEYFEWFAESARRIDGRVVPANRPGVLQLVKRQAIGPVAAFTPWNFPAITPARKLSAALAAGCSVILKPGEESPSTALALARALDDAGLPKGVLQVVFGVPDQVSSHLIASPIIRKVTFTGSVPIGRLLSARAAEGVKPITLELGGHGPVLVFEDADIEKAAIEGVANRFRGTGQVCISSTRFLIQRGAYQAFVDYFVAATQALRIGDGLHPDTQVGPLANPRQLAKMEELVADAVEKGARVLVGGEALSGEGHFFQPTVLADVPMNARVMHEEPFGPIAVLMAFDELADGLKEANRLPYGLSAYAFTSNARTAIDVADGLEAGMIGINQYRIVATELPFGGMKESGHGSEGGIEGIEHYLTHKFISQV; encoded by the coding sequence ATGAAAACCTCCTACGACCCGCTTTATCTTTTCATCGGTGGTGAATGGATCAGTGCCGAAGGGCGCGATACTGCCGCCGTCGTTAACCCGGCTACCGGCCGGGAAATCGGACGCGTCCCACTCGCCACCGCAGGCGACCTTGATCACGCCTTGGAAGTGACTCGCCTGAGCTTCGAGCAATGGCGCCAGACCGTGCCTGACAAACGCGCAAAAATCCTCAAGCGTGCCGCCGACCTGATCCTCGAACGTGCACCGCAGATTGCCGCGCAGATGACCCTGGAGGAAGGCAAACCGCTGGGTGAAAGCCTGGATGAAGTGACCCGCGCGGCGGAGTATTTCGAATGGTTTGCCGAAAGCGCCCGGCGTATCGATGGCCGTGTGGTCCCGGCCAACCGTCCAGGCGTGTTGCAACTGGTCAAACGCCAGGCCATCGGCCCAGTGGCCGCATTCACACCGTGGAATTTCCCGGCCATCACCCCGGCACGCAAGCTCTCGGCAGCGCTGGCCGCGGGTTGCAGCGTCATTCTCAAACCCGGTGAAGAAAGCCCTTCCACAGCGCTGGCCCTGGCGCGTGCACTCGACGATGCTGGATTGCCCAAAGGTGTACTGCAAGTGGTCTTCGGCGTACCGGATCAAGTGTCCAGCCATCTGATCGCCTCGCCGATCATTCGCAAAGTGACCTTCACCGGTTCAGTGCCGATCGGGCGCCTGCTGTCTGCACGAGCTGCCGAAGGCGTGAAGCCCATCACCCTTGAACTGGGTGGGCACGGACCGGTGCTGGTGTTCGAAGATGCCGACATTGAAAAAGCCGCTATCGAAGGCGTCGCGAACCGGTTTCGCGGCACCGGGCAGGTGTGCATTTCATCTACTCGGTTTCTCATCCAGCGTGGCGCCTATCAAGCCTTCGTCGATTACTTTGTCGCTGCGACCCAAGCGCTGAGAATAGGTGACGGCCTGCATCCAGACACTCAGGTCGGCCCCCTGGCCAACCCAAGGCAATTGGCAAAAATGGAAGAACTGGTCGCCGATGCCGTCGAAAAAGGTGCACGGGTATTGGTCGGTGGTGAAGCCTTGTCAGGCGAAGGCCACTTCTTTCAACCCACGGTTCTGGCAGATGTGCCGATGAATGCCCGCGTCATGCACGAAGAACCCTTTGGCCCCATTGCCGTGCTGATGGCGTTCGATGAACTGGCCGATGGGCTGAAAGAAGCCAACCGCCTGCCGTACGGACTCTCGGCCTACGCATTCACCTCCAACGCGCGCACGGCCATTGATGTCGCTGACGGATTGGAGGCCGGGATGATCGGCATCAACCAATACCGCATCGTCGCAACCGAACTCCCGTTCGGCGGCATGAAAGAAAGCGGTCACGGCTCCGAAGGTGGCATTGAAGGCATAGAGCACTATCTCACCCACAAATTCATCAGTCAGGTTTAA